The genomic window GGGTCGCCGCCGCGCGCCCGTACGAGCGCGCCGGGCTGCGCTTTCTCCACGGCGGCTTCGAGATACCCCTGCCGGAGCCGGAGCGGCCGCTGCTCATAAGGGCGGCGAACGTGCTGCGCCAGTACGACGAGGACCAGGTCGCCGCGGTCTGGGAGCGGCTGTGCGCCCGGCTCGCCCCGGGCGGGCTGCTGGTCGAGGGGACGTGCGACGAGATAGGGCGGCGCCATGTGTGGGTGGCGCTCGGGCCCGAGGGCCCGCGGACGGTGACCTTCGCCACCCGGCTGGGTTCGCTGGCCCGGCCGTCGGATCTGGCGGAGCGGCTGCCCAAGGCGCTCATCCACCGCAACGTGCCGGGCGAGCCGGTGCACGCGTTCCTGTGCGACTTCGACCGGGCGTGGGCGGCCTCGGCGCCGTACGCCTCGCTGGGTGCGCGCCAGCGCTGGATCAGGACCGTACGGGAGCTGTCGGCCGACTGGCCGCTGACCGGGACGGGTGCGGACGGGCTACGGCGGTGGCGACAGGGCGAAATCACCGTGAACTGGTCGGCCCTGGCGCCCAACTCCCGTTGAACGTGCGACGACAGGGGCTGCGCGGGGAACGCTGGAGGGGGTTTGTTCGTCTCTGACGGATGGTTACGGATGTGGGGGGTCACGCGCGTGCCTCTGTCGTTTTGCACGCGTGCGTGGCACCATCACGACGTCCACGCGTAAGTTACTGACGGTAAATCACATTTTGCCTGTGCATGAGGGGGAGCTCGTGAACCGACGCCGCCGCGCCGCCGCCGCCATCGCCGTGGTCTGCGCTGTCACGCTGCTGGCGGCGCCCGGACACGCCTTCGCGGCGCCGTCACCGCCCGAACCCCCGGCCACGGCCCCGCCCGCCGGGCAGAGCACCGGCAAGAAGAGCCTCGAGGACGTCCGCCTGGAGCTCGACGGCCTCTACGCCGCGGCCGCCTCCGCGACCGACGCGTACAACCTCGCCGAGGAGCAGACCCGGAAGCAGTCGGTCGAGATCGTGAAGCTGGCCCAGGAGATCGTCAAGGGCCAGGACAGGATCGCCGACCTCAAGCAGCGCGCGGGCGCCGCGGCCCGCGCGCAGTACCGCGGCGGCGGGCTGCCGCCCGAGGCCCAGCTGATGCTCACCGACGACCCGCAGCTCTTCCTCGACGGAATCGGCCGCTTCCAGCAGGGCCAGAAGGCGACGAAGGACCTGATCGGCGAAGTCGAGGAGACCCAGGCCGACTTGGCGGCGTACACCAAGGAGGCCGGCGCCCAGTGGACCAGGCTGGAGGCCAACCGGGTCAAGCAGGAGAAGGCCAGGAAGCAGATCAACGAACGGATCGCGGAGGCCAAGAAGATCGAGGCCCGGCTGGCGAAGGAGGAGCGCGAGCGGCTGCTCAAGCTGGAGCAGGAAGCCGCGTACCGGGCCCAGACCGCCTGGCTGGGCTCCGGCGTCCTCAAGAACGCGAAGGGCAGCGCGAGCGCGCAGGGCAGGAAGGCCATCGCCTTCGCCACCGCGCAGATCGGCAAGCCGTACGTATGGGGCGCGGAGGGCCCCGGCTCGTACGACTGCTCGGGGCTGACGTCCCAGGCGTGGGCGGCGGCCGGGCGCGGCATCCCGCGGACCTCGCAGGAGCAGTGGCGGCTGCTGCCGCGCGTCGACGTCAAGGACATGCGTCCGGGTGACCTGATCATCTACCACGCCGACGCGAGCCACGTCGGGATGTACGTGGGCGACGGGGCGATCGTGCACGCGCCGCGGCCGGGCCGGCACGTGACGCTGGCGGGCGCGGGGTCGATGGCGATCCTCGGGGTCGTACGCCCGGACAAGTAGCCCGTCCCGCGCGCGGGGCAGGCGGCTCTTCTCGTCTCGCGATCTCGCGCGTGGGTCGCGGCGCGCGGCGCGGCGCGGGCGAACAGTCCGTCGCGCAGGCGGACAAGTAGCCGTCGCACAGCGCGGTGTGCACGGTTTGCGCGCCTTGCCGCGACAAACGCACCCATGTGCGTCTGTTACCGTCGTTGCCGCCGATGACGTGAGCGGGACCACGTAACTGCCGCCGCAGTGAGCCGGGTCACGCGGTGTCAGCGTGACACCGGTCACCCGTGGCGCGTGACGTTCGTCATCACCGCCCGGGCAACTACCTCCCGATGCGCGGCATATGCCAACCGATCTTCGCGGAACACCATTCCGCTGCACCGCCCCCTACCGCTATGGTCCCCGTCTGGCGGGACGTCGTTCGTCGACCTGCCGCGCCCTCGGGGGGAGGGAAGGAAACCAGACCGATGCCCGTACCCGTTCCGCGCCAGCGGACCGGTTCACCCGTATCCGTACCGGCCGCCCGCCCGGCCACCGCTGCGCCCGTCGCCCCGGCACCCGCCGCGGGCGCCCCCGTCGACGCCGTCACGGACGCCGTCACCGGGACCGCAGGCGGCGGTGACCTCACGCTCCTCGTCATCGAGGACGACCCGGCGGGCACCTTCACCGTTCCCGAGCTGCTCGGCGCGGCCGGCACCCGCGTCCGTATCCGCACCGCCCGCAACCTCACCGAGGCCGAGCGGCTGCTCACGGACGACGTCCACTGCATCCTCGTCGACCTGGCGCTGCCCGCGTCCGGCCGGGTGCGCGACGGCGAGGAGGCCGACGCGCTCGCCGTCCTGCGGCATGTGCTGCGCCTCGCGCCGCACCACGCCGTCCTGGCGCTGACCGCGGAGGCGGACATCGAGCGCGCGGCCGAAGCGGTACGCGTCGGCGCCCAGGACTTCCTGCTCCGTGACGAGCTGGACGGCCGGCTGCTGAGCCGCGCCATCCGGTACGCGGTCGCGCGCAAGCGCGCCGACAGCGCCCAGGTGAAGCTGGCCGAGTCCCGGCTGCGGGCGCAGGAGAACGCCCGGCTGGAGCGCGGCCTGCTGCCCACCCCGCTGCTCCAGGGCTCGGACCTGCGCTTCGCGGCCCGCTACCGGCCCGGGCGCTCCCGAGCCCTGCTCGGCGGCGACTTCTACGACACCGTCCGCACCCCGGACGGCACGGTCCACGCGATGATCGGCGACGTCTGCGGCCACGGCCCCGACGAGGCCGCGCTCGGCGTCGAGCTGCGGATCGCCTGGCGGGCGCTGACCTTCGCGGGCCTGTGCGGTGACGAGCTGCTCTCCACGCTCCAGCAGGTGCTGGAGCACGAGCGGGAGAGCGAGGAGATCTTCGCGACGCTCTGCACGGTCGACATCGCCCCGGACGGGCGCCGCGCCGGTCTGTGCCTGGCCGGCCACCCGTCCCCGCTGATCGCCCGGCCGGGCCGCCCCGCGCAGCTGCTGCCGTACGAGAACGGCGGACCGGCGCTGGGCCTGCTGCCGAAGGCGCGCTGGCCGCGCCGCCAGGTCGAGCTGGGCGGTGCGTGGAGCCTGATGATGTACACGGACGGGCTCATAGAAGGCCGTGTCTCGCCGGGCGGGGAGCGCCTGGGCCAGGACGGCATGGTCGAGATGATCAACCGCCGGCTGGCGGCCGGGCTCCGCGGCGAGGCGCTGCTGGAGGCCGCGGTGGCGGAGGTGCAGGAGCTGAACGGCGGCGACCTGACGGACGACGTGGCGGTGCTGCTGCTGGACCGGGCCGCTCCGCGGGGCTGAGCCCTCCCCGCTTCCCCGGCGGGCGCCTCGGGGGCGTGCTTCCGGGGGGTGCGCCTGCGGGGGCGCGCCTCGGCGGCTACCGCCCGCCGTTGTACGGACCGTACGGCCCATCGCTGCTCGACCCGCCGCGCCGGCCGCCGCCGGAGACCTGCCGGAGCGCCGGCCGTACGTCGACCAGGAAGACGATCGTCGCGACCAGCCCCGCGAGCTGCAGGAACAGGAACGGCACGAAGAGATTCACCGCGACCGTGACGCCCAGCAGGATCAGCCAGAACATCTTGGTCTGCTTGTCCGCGGCCCGGTAGGCGTCCTCGCGCGCGAACACGGCGATGCCCAGCGCGATCACCGCGAGAACGAGCATCGCCAGATACAGCAGCGAGAGGAACGTCCCGAATCCTTCGAGCAACATGCTGAGCACCGCCTAGTGCCTAGTGAGTGATGTACGACGTGGTGGTACGACGTGGTGGTACGACGCGCGCTTACGTCCTCGCGGCCAACGTACTCCTACGTACCCCGACAACGGGCCGGACACCTGTGAGGTGCCCGGCCCGTTCGTCCGAGGTCTGCCGTGCTCGCTGTCCGCTTGCTCGGCCTGCGCGGCTTGCTCCGCCGGCTCCGCTTGCCCCCGCTTACTTGCCGGCGGAGGGGCTGGACTTCTTCGCGGCGGGCTTGCGGGCCGGCGCCTTGCGCGGAGCCGGGGTGGCGGCCTTCGCCTGGCCCGCCGGAGCGGCCTTGGCCTCGGGCGCCTTGGTCTCGGCCTTCACGGTGGTGCCGTTCGCCTTGCCCTGGCCGGTCTTGGGCTCGTCGGCGTCGGGCTCGACGACGATCGCGATCTCGGCGATCTCGTCGGCGGCCTCGCCGCGCCACGCCTTGACGGTCTGCTCACCGTGCTCGGCGACCTTCTCGTACGTCTCACGGGCCCGTACGGCGTACTCGGCGGCCACGCCCACGCCCCGCAGCGCCAGGTCCTGAGCGTTCTCGCCCAGCTTCTTCAGATCGGTGTCGAGGTTCCCGAGCACCTCGGTCACCTTGGCCTGCACGGTGGCCTGGGCCTCCTTGGCCTGCCCGGTGACCTTCGCCTGCACGGCCTTCGGGTCGGTCTCCCGCACCTTCTCGAACCGCGCGGGCGCCTCGGCCCGCAGCTGCTCGATCAGCGCGGGGACCTTCTTGGCCTGCTGCACGGCGAGGTCGGCCGTACCGGCCGCGAAGTAGAGGGGGGTCGGGTCGGTGAACGTCTTGCGCAGGTCATCAGCGATGGCCATGACTGTGGTCCTCCCGGATCGCAGAGTCGGTGGGTGGTTCACGTACGGGGTCCTGCGGGTTGTTCTGCACCACTGCCGCCGGCCGTGCGGGGGCCGTCATCGGCGGTGTCCTTATCCGTATCGGCGTCGAAGCCGTTCTCCTTGCGGAACGAGTCGTAGATCTGCAGAAGAACCTGCTTCTGCCGCTCGTTGATCGACGGGTCGGCAAGGACGACGGCCCGCGTCTCCAGCTCGTCCCGCTCCCGCTCGTCCAGAATCCCGGCCCGTACGTACAGCGTCTCGGCCGAGATCCGCAGCGCCTTCGCGACCTGCTGCAACACCTCGGCGCTGGGCTTGCGCAGCCCGCGCTCGATCTGGCTGAGGTACGGATTCGACACCCCGGCGGCGTCGGCGAGCTGCCGCAGGGAGAGCTGCGCGGTGCGCCGCTGCTCGCGGAGGTACTCGCCGAGATTGCCGACGTTGAGTGATGCCATGTACCGATACTGCGACATCGCCGCTAACTTTTGCAAGCACCCGCTTGCAAAAGTGTGCCCTGTCACTGTGGCGGGCCACGTCCCGTTGAGCAAGGACAAGGACCGGCCCGATGCCCGCCTGCCCTTGATCAACATCCATCGATGAGTTTCCGGTAGGGCTTGTCGCCCGCCGATCAGCATCTGACGAGGCAGAAGGGGTGCCCAGCCGGATCGGTGAGGACCCGCCACCTGTCCCCATGGGGCTGGTGATCCGGCTTGCCCGCACCCAGCTCCAGCAGCCGGGCCTCGGCCTCGTCCAGGTCCGCGGCGTCGAAGCAGGGTGTCCCTCAACGTCATGGGAACCTGAACGGTCCG from Streptomyces formicae includes these protein-coding regions:
- a CDS encoding class I SAM-dependent methyltransferase, whose translation is MPPRPTTTLPTRPTGASGRSTGASGRPVGAVTRGTTNPNRLRRMDRWIAAVHGPALRRSAAAPVAVDLGYGAAPWTAVELLERLRGAEPRTEVVGIEIEPARVAAARPYERAGLRFLHGGFEIPLPEPERPLLIRAANVLRQYDEDQVAAVWERLCARLAPGGLLVEGTCDEIGRRHVWVALGPEGPRTVTFATRLGSLARPSDLAERLPKALIHRNVPGEPVHAFLCDFDRAWAASAPYASLGARQRWIRTVRELSADWPLTGTGADGLRRWRQGEITVNWSALAPNSR
- a CDS encoding PP2C family protein-serine/threonine phosphatase, with translation MPVPVPRQRTGSPVSVPAARPATAAPVAPAPAAGAPVDAVTDAVTGTAGGGDLTLLVIEDDPAGTFTVPELLGAAGTRVRIRTARNLTEAERLLTDDVHCILVDLALPASGRVRDGEEADALAVLRHVLRLAPHHAVLALTAEADIERAAEAVRVGAQDFLLRDELDGRLLSRAIRYAVARKRADSAQVKLAESRLRAQENARLERGLLPTPLLQGSDLRFAARYRPGRSRALLGGDFYDTVRTPDGTVHAMIGDVCGHGPDEAALGVELRIAWRALTFAGLCGDELLSTLQQVLEHERESEEIFATLCTVDIAPDGRRAGLCLAGHPSPLIARPGRPAQLLPYENGGPALGLLPKARWPRRQVELGGAWSLMMYTDGLIEGRVSPGGERLGQDGMVEMINRRLAAGLRGEALLEAAVAEVQELNGGDLTDDVAVLLLDRAAPRG
- a CDS encoding helix-turn-helix domain-containing protein; amino-acid sequence: MASLNVGNLGEYLREQRRTAQLSLRQLADAAGVSNPYLSQIERGLRKPSAEVLQQVAKALRISAETLYVRAGILDERERDELETRAVVLADPSINERQKQVLLQIYDSFRKENGFDADTDKDTADDGPRTAGGSGAEQPAGPRT
- a CDS encoding C40 family peptidase, yielding MNRRRRAAAAIAVVCAVTLLAAPGHAFAAPSPPEPPATAPPAGQSTGKKSLEDVRLELDGLYAAAASATDAYNLAEEQTRKQSVEIVKLAQEIVKGQDRIADLKQRAGAAARAQYRGGGLPPEAQLMLTDDPQLFLDGIGRFQQGQKATKDLIGEVEETQADLAAYTKEAGAQWTRLEANRVKQEKARKQINERIAEAKKIEARLAKEERERLLKLEQEAAYRAQTAWLGSGVLKNAKGSASAQGRKAIAFATAQIGKPYVWGAEGPGSYDCSGLTSQAWAAAGRGIPRTSQEQWRLLPRVDVKDMRPGDLIIYHADASHVGMYVGDGAIVHAPRPGRHVTLAGAGSMAILGVVRPDK
- a CDS encoding DUF2516 family protein; this translates as MLLEGFGTFLSLLYLAMLVLAVIALGIAVFAREDAYRAADKQTKMFWLILLGVTVAVNLFVPFLFLQLAGLVATIVFLVDVRPALRQVSGGGRRGGSSSDGPYGPYNGGR